From the genome of Treponema peruense:
AGTAGTTTATAGTAGAATATACTGCCGTTTTAGTCAAGAAAGTAACAACAATCGCACGTCTGAGGTTTCTTTGTGATTGTCGGAGAAAACTCGGTTCTTATACATATTCACAAGCTGGCTTTCAGGATTCAAAGCGTCATAAGGAGCGTCAAACCACGCCGTCACGCTGATCGTTCCCCGCATGTTCCTTTTAGCCAGATGGACAATCAACTCATCACGCAGAACTTCATTTTCACTGATAGTATGCTTTAAATATTCCCCAAAAGATTTGCCAACCTAGGCGATATCGTAGAATTTACAGACCATGAGGGACCTCCTGATTTTTATTTGGCCGTTACCTTCTAGCCCCAGAAAGAAATTTCTTCCGATACATCACGGATTTTTACTGCCCTACCCTTTCCGGTTATGGAACATTCCCAAACAACGCCAACACGCCAGCCGTCTTTTTGAAGCTGCTCAATTTCGGCCTTATCACGCTTTTTGTTGCGGTCGATAAATGAAAGCTGTTTTTTTGTTATCATTTTTCAGCTCCCCTACCTTAACCAGTCTTCTTCAAGCAGAAACTGTTCAATTCCAATATATTGAATTCCCTTGTCATCCTGCCAGGGTTCAATATTGTCTTTAACTACCACTATCTTGCTGAAAGAATCATCAATACGGTTAAGAGAAGCTGTTTCCTGCTCTTTTTTCTGTTCATCATCAATATTCAAAGCTGACTGTATATAAAATTTCTTGCTTCCAAGATTTGCTATAAAATCAACTTCCAATTTTGAACGCTGGCTTTTGCCTTCTGAATCCTTGTAGTTATATTCAACAACTCCAACATCAACGTTAAAACCGCGGAGCTTGAGCTCGTTGAATATAATATTTTCCATTACTTTTTGAATTTCATCCAAAAAAACATAGTATTGTTTTGCAGAATCTTTTGTACATTCCCTAAAGGACGTGTCTGCAAGTCATTTTTGGAAATTTTTGCGTATTTACACAAAAAGACCTATTTAGCCTTTTCAGCACATAAAACAAATTTCAACTCCTTTGCCGGAAGTGTGTAGATATATTTCTCAAGTTCTTTTTTTGACATTTCTTCTATTTCTGAGGGAACAGAATCAATAACAGGTACCTCTTTGTTACCAACTTCAAGACTGTTTATTTTTGTAACAGTCAAACCAACCCTATTAGCAAAAGATAAAATCTTGTCATAAACTTCTACCCGAGGGCGTAAAATTAAAAACATTTTGCAAATGGCTTCTTGAGAAAAAAGAACGTAAAATTCTTGAAAGCTCAAAAACAAGGCAGGCAATGAATTACTGTCTGAACCGCTGGGAAAACCTGACGCGTTATCTGGATTATTCATTTCTGACTCCGAGTACCAACGAAGCGGAGCGCACTGTAAGACCGTTTACGCTGCTTAGGAAAAATTCGTTGTTCTACGGAAGCGGGAAAGGGACCGAAAGCAGCTGCTGGATTCTGACATTGATTGAAACTTCAAAAATCCACAATTTGAGCCCGGAAGATTATCTGCGTTGTATTTTTGAGCGCACACCTTACTGCGAAACAACTGAAGACTGGCAGAAACTTTTACCGTGGAATATTAAAATTACACCGTTCCAGCCACAGGGCCAATGGCTTCCTGATTAAAATAAAAAGCATCCGCTATTGATTTTGGATGTTTTTTTTGTGCGTAAATTTCAGGGTTGATTTGACGGTTACTTTATAAAAATTACTTTTACGATTTCATAGTGCATATTTTTTTCTTGCCTTTATATATCAATTATGATACATTATATTTATGAGAGAAGAAACTTCAAAATACAAGGTACTTGTCAAAAGAAAACTTAGCCAAAATATTGGAAAACTTCCGGAAAATGTTCAAGACTTATTTGATGAACTGACCGATGACTTGGAAGCAAATGGTCCTGAACAACCTTCTTGGCCTAATTATTCCAAACTTTCAAAGACAACGTATCATTGTCATTTGAATTATAGCTATGTGGCTTGCTGGAAATGCGAGAATAACAATATTGAAATTGAGGTATATTATGCAGGTAGTAGAGAAAACGCGCCATATTAATGCAACATTCAACGGACATGGAATTCCACTTATTAAGGAAGCAATTTTAAAAGCATATCCAAATGCACAAATTATAGAAGATGAAAACGATGATGAACTTCTTGAAGAATGGAAAACTACAGATGTTGCTAAGGAAATCAAAGCAAGAAAGACTCCTGGAAGAATACTTTCAATTTATCGTGAACGCTCAGGACTGACACTTGTTCAGCTTGCAGAAATAGTTGGAACTAAATATACAAATCTTTCTGCAATGGAAAATAATCGCCGTACTATCGGTCTTGCAATGGCAAAAAAACTTGGTAAAGCATTGAATGTTGATTATACAAAGTTTTTGGAGTAAATAAAGCCAAGAACAAAAAGATCAAACTATAATTCCGATAATATACTCATGACATACGGATATATCAGAGTAAGCACCGACAAACAGGACGGCGCAAATCAAAAACTTGGAATTGAGGATTTATGCAAAAAGAAATAGAAACTTTTCTTGAAGTCTCGCACCCGACGACAAACGGAATAATCAAGCGTTTGGAAGAAAAGCAGCTTGTAAAAACAGAAATGACAATAAAAAACGGAAGAATGTCTAAAAATGTCGCCATAACAGAAAAAGGAATCGAGCTCTGCACAAAAAATGACGCGGACAAAAATCTGCTGGAAAATAAATTTGGCGAATGGCTTTCGGAAGATGGAAAAAACACGCTTAGAGAACTTCTATTAAAAATCTATGAAAATCTTGAAAGCAAAAAATAGCTTCCTGCGGATGTGGAAGTTTTAGAAAATCTAAAGGAACTTTTTTAGGCGGATGCGGTAGCGCTGGAAGCAATGCCGAAGGCAGTCCGAACAAAGTGAGGACCGCGCGCAGCAAGTTGCGGACATAGCGCCGGCAAGCGCCGGAGGTGATTGCCGGACCGCCACGTATGCAAAGCATTGTGGGAACGCCAATTTATTGTATATATTATTTTTTCTTTAATTCTGCTATTGCTGCATAATGAAGAACGTCGAATTCTTCTGGTGCTATCTGTTTAAGAAGTTCTCTGTGTTCTGTTTCCCATGCAACAATTTCTTCTTTTGAAAGCGAAGCGCCGATTCCACGGCAGGCTTTTATCCGTCCATTCCATGATTCGCGAGTAAAATGAACCTTTAGTGGAAATTCTTCGTGATGTACAAGTTGAAAATATTCGTTGTAGATTTCTGGAATTTGGATTTGATGGATTGTTTCTCGTCCACCACTCCAATTTGGGCTATATTTTAGAACAAGATCCTCACTGGCTCTTGCAATTTTGTCATCGAAAGGAAGCCAAGCCATATAAAGAATCAAAAACCGGCCTTCTTTCTTTAGTATTTTGTGAAAATTTGGAGCTGTTACTTTGTGTTTGAAATACCAAAAACACTGGCATGCTGTTATAATATCGAAAGTTTCATTTGGAAAATTTAAATCTTCTGTTAAGCTTACAAAATAATTAATTTTCTTTCCAATTGAAAGAAGTTTTGCCTGTTCTATCTGGTTTTCTGAGATGTCCGCTGCCGTCCATTCTGCACCGTAGTGGTAAAGATTACGTGGAATAACTCCAGTTCCCGTTCCAATATCGAGTACGGACTGTCCTTTTATGCAAAGCTTGCGTTTTATAATTTTATCGTAAAATTCTTTCGGGTATATGTCGCGGTATTTTGCGTAATCCGATGAAGTCCGTCCCCAGTCAAAAGCCTTTCCTTTGTCAATATTTTCGTCTTTTATTAACATTCTGTACCTTTTAATTTAAAAAGAAAATTAAAATCAAAATTTTTATTCAAATTTATGTTTAGTTTTATCCGCAGGTTGTTTTCTTATGCTTGTTATTTCTCCGCAGATTCCGCCTTTTTTAGTTCTGCCGCAAGGTCGGAAAATTTTACCGTTGCAAGCTTTTGCTCAAACACTTTCTGTGCGTCCGCAAGGTGGGAGTCGAGTATGTTGTGAATGTTTCCGCCAACAGGGCACGCGGGATTCGGCTTCTCGTGAAAACCAAAAATATTTTCTTCCATGCTGCCCGAAGCCTTGTAAATGTCAAAAAGTGTAAAATCCTCCGGCTTTACCGCAAGCTCAGCTCCGCCAGTTCCGGCCGCAACGTTCACAAGACCCGCCGCCTTGAGCGAAATGAGCGTCCGCCGTATAATCACAGGATTTAC
Proteins encoded in this window:
- a CDS encoding PDDEXK family nuclease, with amino-acid sequence MITKKQLSFIDRNKKRDKAEIEQLQKDGWRVGVVWECSITGKGRAVKIRDVSEEISFWG
- a CDS encoding ATP-binding protein yields the protein MDEIQKVMENIIFNELKLRGFNVDVGVVEYNYKDSEGKSQRSKLEVDFIANLGSKKFYIQSALNIDDEQKKEQETASLNRIDDSFSKIVVVKDNIEPWQDDKGIQYIGIEQFLLEEDWLR
- a CDS encoding IS66 family transposase, whose amino-acid sequence is MLESSKTRQAMNYCLNRWENLTRYLDYSFLTPSTNEAERTVRPFTLLRKNSLFYGSGKGTESSCWILTLIETSKIHNLSPEDYLRCIFERTPYCETTEDWQKLLPWNIKITPFQPQGQWLPD
- a CDS encoding helix-turn-helix domain-containing protein, producing the protein MQVVEKTRHINATFNGHGIPLIKEAILKAYPNAQIIEDENDDELLEEWKTTDVAKEIKARKTPGRILSIYRERSGLTLVQLAEIVGTKYTNLSAMENNRRTIGLAMAKKLGKALNVDYTKFLE
- a CDS encoding MarR family winged helix-turn-helix transcriptional regulator, with amino-acid sequence MQKEIETFLEVSHPTTNGIIKRLEEKQLVKTEMTIKNGRMSKNVAITEKGIELCTKNDADKNLLENKFGEWLSEDGKNTLRELLLKIYENLESKK
- a CDS encoding class I SAM-dependent methyltransferase, with amino-acid sequence MLIKDENIDKGKAFDWGRTSSDYAKYRDIYPKEFYDKIIKRKLCIKGQSVLDIGTGTGVIPRNLYHYGAEWTAADISENQIEQAKLLSIGKKINYFVSLTEDLNFPNETFDIITACQCFWYFKHKVTAPNFHKILKKEGRFLILYMAWLPFDDKIARASEDLVLKYSPNWSGGRETIHQIQIPEIYNEYFQLVHHEEFPLKVHFTRESWNGRIKACRGIGASLSKEEIVAWETEHRELLKQIAPEEFDVLHYAAIAELKKK
- a CDS encoding Rrf2 family transcriptional regulator, encoding MKISSKFTVAVHTLLCIYRFNKEYKVTSDFIAGSTGVNPVIIRRTLISLKAAGLVNVAAGTGGAELAVKPEDFTLFDIYKASGSMEENIFGFHEKPNPACPVGGNIHNILDSHLADAQKVFEQKLATVKFSDLAAELKKAESAEK